Proteins found in one Pseudorasbora parva isolate DD20220531a chromosome 11, ASM2467924v1, whole genome shotgun sequence genomic segment:
- the LOC137093168 gene encoding C-terminal-binding protein 1 isoform X2 gives MGSSHLLNKGLPLGIRPPIMNGPMHPRPLVALLDGRDCTVEMPILKDVATVAFCDAQSTQEIHEKVLNEAVGALMYHTITLMREDLEKFKALRIIVRIGSGFDNIDIKSAGDLGIAVCNMPAASVEETSDSTMCHILNLYRRTTWLHQALREGTRVQSVEQIREVASGAARIRGETLGIIGLGRVGQAVALRAKAFGFNVIFYDPYLSDGMERALGLQRVNTLQDLLFHSDCVTLHCSLNEHNHHLINDFTIKQMRQGAFLVNTARGGLVDEKALAQALKEGRIRGAALDVHETEPFSFSQGPLKDAPNLICTPHAAWYSEQASIEMREEAAREIRRAITGRIPDSLKNCVNKEFLTQTTHWAGMDPAVVHPELNGTYRYPPGVVSLASGGLPPPVEGIMPSAVPITHSLPTVAHPPHAPSPGQTGKPEPDREQHPNEQL, from the exons ATGGGAAGCTCACATTTGCTGAACAAAGGCTTGCCTTTAG GCATCAGGCCTCCCATAATGAATGGGCCCATGCACCCTCGTCCTCTGGTGGCACTGCTGGATGGACGGGACTGTACGGTGGAGATGCCTATcctgaaggacgtggcaacCGTGGCCTTCTGTGATGCCCAGTCCACCCAGGAGATCCACGAGAAG GTGTTAAATGAAGCAGTGGGTGCTCTCATGTACCACACCATCACCCTGATGAGGGAGGACCTGGAAAAGTTCAAAGCACTTCGTATAATTGTCCGCATTGGGAGCGGCTTTGATAATATCGACATAAAGTCTGCTGGAGACTTAG GTATAGCAGTCTGCAACATGCCAGCAGCTTCAGTAGAGGAGACGTCAGACTCCACCATGTGTCACATCCTGAACCTGTACCGACGCACCACCTGGCTACACCAGGCTCTCCGGGAGGGCACGCGGGTCCAGAGTGTGGAACAGATCCGAGAGGTCGCGTCTGGGGCGGCCCGGATCAGAGGAGAGACGCTGGGGATCATTGGCTTAG GTCGTGTTGGACAGGCGGTGGCGCTGAGAGCCAAAGCGTTCGGTTTCAACGTGATCTTCTACGACCCATACCTGTCGGACGGGATGGAGCGCGCCCTGGGGCTTCAGAGAGTCAACACCCTACAGGACCTGCTCTTCCACAGCGACTGCGTCACCTTACACTGCAGTCTCAATGAGCACAACCACCATCTCATCAATGACTTCACCATCAAACAG ATGCGGCAGGGCGCCTTCCTAGTGAACACTGCGCGTGGTGGTCTGGTGGATGAGAAGGCTTTGGCCCAGGCTCTTAAAGAGGGCAGAATACGGGGAGCAGCTCTGGACGTCCATGAGACAGAGCCGTTCAg tttCAGCCAAGGTCCTCTTAAAGACGCCCCCAACCTGATCTGCACCCCTCACGCGGCCTGGTACAGCGAGCAGGCCTCCATTGAGATGCGGGAGGAGGCGGCGCGGGAGATCCGTCGAGCTATTACCG GTCGCATTCCAGACAGCCTGAAGAACTGCGTGAACAAAGAGTTCCTCACACAGACCACGCATTGGGCTGGCATGGACCCTGCTGTTGTTCATCCAGAACTCAATGGCACCTATAG GTACCCCCCAGGCGTAGTGAGCCTCGCTTCAGGGGGTCTACCTCCGCCAGTGGAGGGCATCATGCCAAGTGCCGTGCCCATAACCCACAGCCTGCCCACTGTAGCCCACCCACCACACGCCCCCTCACCCGGCCAAACCGGCAAACCCGAACCCGATAGAGAGCAGCACCCCAACGAACAGTTGTAG
- the LOC137093168 gene encoding C-terminal-binding protein 1 isoform X3, whose protein sequence is MQGIRPPIMNGPMHPRPLVALLDGRDCTVEMPILKDVATVAFCDAQSTQEIHEKVLNEAVGALMYHTITLMREDLEKFKALRIIVRIGSGFDNIDIKSAGDLGIAVCNMPAASVEETSDSTMCHILNLYRRTTWLHQALREGTRVQSVEQIREVASGAARIRGETLGIIGLGRVGQAVALRAKAFGFNVIFYDPYLSDGMERALGLQRVNTLQDLLFHSDCVTLHCSLNEHNHHLINDFTIKQMRQGAFLVNTARGGLVDEKALAQALKEGRIRGAALDVHETEPFSFSQGPLKDAPNLICTPHAAWYSEQASIEMREEAAREIRRAITGRIPDSLKNCVNKEFLTQTTHWAGMDPAVVHPELNGTYRYPPGVVSLASGGLPPPVEGIMPSAVPITHSLPTVAHPPHAPSPGQTGKPEPDREQHPNEQL, encoded by the exons GCATCAGGCCTCCCATAATGAATGGGCCCATGCACCCTCGTCCTCTGGTGGCACTGCTGGATGGACGGGACTGTACGGTGGAGATGCCTATcctgaaggacgtggcaacCGTGGCCTTCTGTGATGCCCAGTCCACCCAGGAGATCCACGAGAAG GTGTTAAATGAAGCAGTGGGTGCTCTCATGTACCACACCATCACCCTGATGAGGGAGGACCTGGAAAAGTTCAAAGCACTTCGTATAATTGTCCGCATTGGGAGCGGCTTTGATAATATCGACATAAAGTCTGCTGGAGACTTAG GTATAGCAGTCTGCAACATGCCAGCAGCTTCAGTAGAGGAGACGTCAGACTCCACCATGTGTCACATCCTGAACCTGTACCGACGCACCACCTGGCTACACCAGGCTCTCCGGGAGGGCACGCGGGTCCAGAGTGTGGAACAGATCCGAGAGGTCGCGTCTGGGGCGGCCCGGATCAGAGGAGAGACGCTGGGGATCATTGGCTTAG GTCGTGTTGGACAGGCGGTGGCGCTGAGAGCCAAAGCGTTCGGTTTCAACGTGATCTTCTACGACCCATACCTGTCGGACGGGATGGAGCGCGCCCTGGGGCTTCAGAGAGTCAACACCCTACAGGACCTGCTCTTCCACAGCGACTGCGTCACCTTACACTGCAGTCTCAATGAGCACAACCACCATCTCATCAATGACTTCACCATCAAACAG ATGCGGCAGGGCGCCTTCCTAGTGAACACTGCGCGTGGTGGTCTGGTGGATGAGAAGGCTTTGGCCCAGGCTCTTAAAGAGGGCAGAATACGGGGAGCAGCTCTGGACGTCCATGAGACAGAGCCGTTCAg tttCAGCCAAGGTCCTCTTAAAGACGCCCCCAACCTGATCTGCACCCCTCACGCGGCCTGGTACAGCGAGCAGGCCTCCATTGAGATGCGGGAGGAGGCGGCGCGGGAGATCCGTCGAGCTATTACCG GTCGCATTCCAGACAGCCTGAAGAACTGCGTGAACAAAGAGTTCCTCACACAGACCACGCATTGGGCTGGCATGGACCCTGCTGTTGTTCATCCAGAACTCAATGGCACCTATAG GTACCCCCCAGGCGTAGTGAGCCTCGCTTCAGGGGGTCTACCTCCGCCAGTGGAGGGCATCATGCCAAGTGCCGTGCCCATAACCCACAGCCTGCCCACTGTAGCCCACCCACCACACGCCCCCTCACCCGGCCAAACCGGCAAACCCGAACCCGATAGAGAGCAGCACCCCAACGAACAGTTGTAG
- the LOC137093168 gene encoding C-terminal-binding protein 1 isoform X1: MEKTAGSLWQRMCEREGSFLRGIRPPIMNGPMHPRPLVALLDGRDCTVEMPILKDVATVAFCDAQSTQEIHEKVLNEAVGALMYHTITLMREDLEKFKALRIIVRIGSGFDNIDIKSAGDLGIAVCNMPAASVEETSDSTMCHILNLYRRTTWLHQALREGTRVQSVEQIREVASGAARIRGETLGIIGLGRVGQAVALRAKAFGFNVIFYDPYLSDGMERALGLQRVNTLQDLLFHSDCVTLHCSLNEHNHHLINDFTIKQMRQGAFLVNTARGGLVDEKALAQALKEGRIRGAALDVHETEPFSFSQGPLKDAPNLICTPHAAWYSEQASIEMREEAAREIRRAITGRIPDSLKNCVNKEFLTQTTHWAGMDPAVVHPELNGTYRYPPGVVSLASGGLPPPVEGIMPSAVPITHSLPTVAHPPHAPSPGQTGKPEPDREQHPNEQL, from the exons ATGGAGAAAACAGCTGGTTCTCTGTGGCAACGGATGTGTGAACGCGAGGGATCTTTTCTCAGAG GCATCAGGCCTCCCATAATGAATGGGCCCATGCACCCTCGTCCTCTGGTGGCACTGCTGGATGGACGGGACTGTACGGTGGAGATGCCTATcctgaaggacgtggcaacCGTGGCCTTCTGTGATGCCCAGTCCACCCAGGAGATCCACGAGAAG GTGTTAAATGAAGCAGTGGGTGCTCTCATGTACCACACCATCACCCTGATGAGGGAGGACCTGGAAAAGTTCAAAGCACTTCGTATAATTGTCCGCATTGGGAGCGGCTTTGATAATATCGACATAAAGTCTGCTGGAGACTTAG GTATAGCAGTCTGCAACATGCCAGCAGCTTCAGTAGAGGAGACGTCAGACTCCACCATGTGTCACATCCTGAACCTGTACCGACGCACCACCTGGCTACACCAGGCTCTCCGGGAGGGCACGCGGGTCCAGAGTGTGGAACAGATCCGAGAGGTCGCGTCTGGGGCGGCCCGGATCAGAGGAGAGACGCTGGGGATCATTGGCTTAG GTCGTGTTGGACAGGCGGTGGCGCTGAGAGCCAAAGCGTTCGGTTTCAACGTGATCTTCTACGACCCATACCTGTCGGACGGGATGGAGCGCGCCCTGGGGCTTCAGAGAGTCAACACCCTACAGGACCTGCTCTTCCACAGCGACTGCGTCACCTTACACTGCAGTCTCAATGAGCACAACCACCATCTCATCAATGACTTCACCATCAAACAG ATGCGGCAGGGCGCCTTCCTAGTGAACACTGCGCGTGGTGGTCTGGTGGATGAGAAGGCTTTGGCCCAGGCTCTTAAAGAGGGCAGAATACGGGGAGCAGCTCTGGACGTCCATGAGACAGAGCCGTTCAg tttCAGCCAAGGTCCTCTTAAAGACGCCCCCAACCTGATCTGCACCCCTCACGCGGCCTGGTACAGCGAGCAGGCCTCCATTGAGATGCGGGAGGAGGCGGCGCGGGAGATCCGTCGAGCTATTACCG GTCGCATTCCAGACAGCCTGAAGAACTGCGTGAACAAAGAGTTCCTCACACAGACCACGCATTGGGCTGGCATGGACCCTGCTGTTGTTCATCCAGAACTCAATGGCACCTATAG GTACCCCCCAGGCGTAGTGAGCCTCGCTTCAGGGGGTCTACCTCCGCCAGTGGAGGGCATCATGCCAAGTGCCGTGCCCATAACCCACAGCCTGCCCACTGTAGCCCACCCACCACACGCCCCCTCACCCGGCCAAACCGGCAAACCCGAACCCGATAGAGAGCAGCACCCCAACGAACAGTTGTAG
- the LOC137093168 gene encoding C-terminal-binding protein 1 isoform X4, giving the protein MNGPMHPRPLVALLDGRDCTVEMPILKDVATVAFCDAQSTQEIHEKVLNEAVGALMYHTITLMREDLEKFKALRIIVRIGSGFDNIDIKSAGDLGIAVCNMPAASVEETSDSTMCHILNLYRRTTWLHQALREGTRVQSVEQIREVASGAARIRGETLGIIGLGRVGQAVALRAKAFGFNVIFYDPYLSDGMERALGLQRVNTLQDLLFHSDCVTLHCSLNEHNHHLINDFTIKQMRQGAFLVNTARGGLVDEKALAQALKEGRIRGAALDVHETEPFSFSQGPLKDAPNLICTPHAAWYSEQASIEMREEAAREIRRAITGRIPDSLKNCVNKEFLTQTTHWAGMDPAVVHPELNGTYRYPPGVVSLASGGLPPPVEGIMPSAVPITHSLPTVAHPPHAPSPGQTGKPEPDREQHPNEQL; this is encoded by the exons ATGAATGGGCCCATGCACCCTCGTCCTCTGGTGGCACTGCTGGATGGACGGGACTGTACGGTGGAGATGCCTATcctgaaggacgtggcaacCGTGGCCTTCTGTGATGCCCAGTCCACCCAGGAGATCCACGAGAAG GTGTTAAATGAAGCAGTGGGTGCTCTCATGTACCACACCATCACCCTGATGAGGGAGGACCTGGAAAAGTTCAAAGCACTTCGTATAATTGTCCGCATTGGGAGCGGCTTTGATAATATCGACATAAAGTCTGCTGGAGACTTAG GTATAGCAGTCTGCAACATGCCAGCAGCTTCAGTAGAGGAGACGTCAGACTCCACCATGTGTCACATCCTGAACCTGTACCGACGCACCACCTGGCTACACCAGGCTCTCCGGGAGGGCACGCGGGTCCAGAGTGTGGAACAGATCCGAGAGGTCGCGTCTGGGGCGGCCCGGATCAGAGGAGAGACGCTGGGGATCATTGGCTTAG GTCGTGTTGGACAGGCGGTGGCGCTGAGAGCCAAAGCGTTCGGTTTCAACGTGATCTTCTACGACCCATACCTGTCGGACGGGATGGAGCGCGCCCTGGGGCTTCAGAGAGTCAACACCCTACAGGACCTGCTCTTCCACAGCGACTGCGTCACCTTACACTGCAGTCTCAATGAGCACAACCACCATCTCATCAATGACTTCACCATCAAACAG ATGCGGCAGGGCGCCTTCCTAGTGAACACTGCGCGTGGTGGTCTGGTGGATGAGAAGGCTTTGGCCCAGGCTCTTAAAGAGGGCAGAATACGGGGAGCAGCTCTGGACGTCCATGAGACAGAGCCGTTCAg tttCAGCCAAGGTCCTCTTAAAGACGCCCCCAACCTGATCTGCACCCCTCACGCGGCCTGGTACAGCGAGCAGGCCTCCATTGAGATGCGGGAGGAGGCGGCGCGGGAGATCCGTCGAGCTATTACCG GTCGCATTCCAGACAGCCTGAAGAACTGCGTGAACAAAGAGTTCCTCACACAGACCACGCATTGGGCTGGCATGGACCCTGCTGTTGTTCATCCAGAACTCAATGGCACCTATAG GTACCCCCCAGGCGTAGTGAGCCTCGCTTCAGGGGGTCTACCTCCGCCAGTGGAGGGCATCATGCCAAGTGCCGTGCCCATAACCCACAGCCTGCCCACTGTAGCCCACCCACCACACGCCCCCTCACCCGGCCAAACCGGCAAACCCGAACCCGATAGAGAGCAGCACCCCAACGAACAGTTGTAG